The following proteins come from a genomic window of Proteinivorax hydrogeniformans:
- the ligD gene encoding non-homologous end-joining DNA ligase, whose product MNYLKIGDKEVRVTNLDKVYDDKNNISKKDCINYYIKVFPYIKPFIENRPVSLKRFPNGFNDKGFYQKNVDETFPKWIQVVEKKGLEKYPLINNIETFIYLTNLGTIEFHPWMSTIHDLEAPEYGVFDIDPMKRFTFKEVIKVAKTIYSVLELLKLKSAAKLSGSTGIQIYLPVKDGYSYERVRELVRKISVVVNNKLSDTTTLVRKRELRSEKIYLDFLQNVKGQTIVAPFSIRPKPKAPISVPVCWDKMLKSDTVNSAQHYNINNIDLQEIKEGHHLFMEILSQKQEIEPAENILSKILK is encoded by the coding sequence ATGAACTACTTAAAAATTGGAGATAAAGAGGTTAGGGTGACTAATCTGGATAAGGTTTACGATGACAAAAATAATATAAGTAAAAAGGATTGCATCAACTACTACATAAAAGTCTTTCCTTATATAAAACCCTTTATTGAAAATAGGCCTGTTTCTTTAAAAAGATTTCCAAATGGATTTAATGATAAAGGGTTTTACCAAAAAAATGTTGATGAAACATTTCCTAAGTGGATACAAGTAGTAGAAAAAAAAGGATTAGAAAAGTACCCTCTAATTAACAATATTGAAACATTCATTTACTTGACTAACCTAGGCACAATTGAGTTTCACCCATGGATGTCCACTATACATGATTTAGAAGCTCCAGAGTATGGAGTGTTTGATATAGACCCAATGAAGCGTTTTACCTTTAAAGAAGTAATCAAGGTGGCAAAAACTATTTATAGCGTTTTAGAATTATTGAAACTAAAATCTGCTGCTAAGTTGTCTGGCTCTACCGGTATTCAAATTTACCTTCCGGTAAAAGATGGTTATAGCTATGAAAGAGTTAGGGAGTTAGTTAGAAAAATATCTGTTGTAGTTAACAATAAGTTAAGTGATACAACAACACTTGTAAGAAAACGTGAACTTAGGTCTGAAAAAATATATTTAGATTTTCTGCAAAATGTCAAAGGCCAAACTATAGTTGCTCCTTTTAGCATAAGACCTAAACCAAAAGCGCCGATATCAGTTCCTGTTTGTTGGGATAAGATGTTAAAAAGCGATACTGTTAATAGCGCTCAGCATTACAATATAAACAACATAGACTTGCAAGAGATAAAAGAAGGTCACCACTTATTTATGGAGATTCTTTCACAAAAACAAGAAATTGAACCTGCTGAAAACATATTATCAAAAATATTAAAATAG
- the nrdG gene encoding anaerobic ribonucleoside-triphosphate reductase activating protein → MKLKIAGVIPESVVDAPGGISYTIFAQGCKHRCNGCHNPQTHSFEGGKWFDIEEVLQDISDHPFTKIITFSGGDPFYQAKEFSLLCSKLKRKYKLVAYTGFLFEQLLADEDKKELLKHLDLLIDGPFVKELRNVDLDFRGSSNQRIIDVQKSIQANQVCLFKLAD, encoded by the coding sequence ATGAAACTAAAAATAGCGGGCGTGATTCCTGAATCGGTAGTTGATGCTCCTGGGGGTATTAGCTATACTATTTTTGCTCAAGGATGTAAGCATCGTTGTAATGGATGCCATAATCCTCAAACTCATAGTTTTGAAGGCGGTAAATGGTTTGATATTGAGGAAGTATTGCAAGATATTTCAGATCATCCTTTTACAAAAATAATTACTTTTTCAGGAGGAGACCCATTTTATCAGGCTAAGGAATTTAGTCTTTTATGTAGTAAACTAAAGAGAAAATATAAACTGGTGGCATACACCGGTTTTTTATTTGAGCAGCTTTTAGCAGATGAAGATAAAAAAGAACTCTTAAAGCATTTAGACCTGCTTATAGATGGTCCGTTTGTTAAAGAACTGCGAAATGTAGATTTAGACTTTAGAGGTTCTTCAAATCAAAGAATCATTGATGTACAAAAGTCAATCCAAGCTAACCAGGTTTGTTTGTTTAAGTTAGCTGATTAA
- the nrdD gene encoding anaerobic ribonucleoside-triphosphate reductase, whose translation MNFTQVENLQQLPEKVVKRDGRMQDFQPSKITEAINKSFSKSKEGNYTDSLILSQKVLKAISRKMGLQEINTPTIDEIQDIVEDILLESKFTKSAKEYISYRRRRDDIRESGGKFIKDLSDIVKSKDTENANINGDTAMGKMLQAGSVAAKRLCEISLKKEHIQAHKDGYIHIHDMNFLPFGTKTCLQIPLVKLFKKGFNTGHGFIRPPKDVKTASALVCIIMQANQNEQHGGQSVKALDSDLAPYVEKTQLKYINLLKELDFDIAKLEEKAWELTEKDVDQAMQGIVYNLNTMQSRAGAQVPFTSINFGLDTTRAGRMISKYLLLNFEKGLGKGETPMFPNLIFSMAKGVNKDPEDPNYDLRRLSHRVSCKRLFPNYSNQDSTFNKPFYRREKDPQVVGYMGCRTRVMSNVCGDEVTDGRGNLSFTSINLPRVAIEADGDLETFFHLLKERFMLVRNQLLERYEIQKNKKVKEFPFLLGQKLYHNSDHLGPEDTIEDAIKNGTLSIGFIGLAETLVALTGEHHGESDEAHSLGVKIVSTLDSWCKSESQKYTLNFSLLATPAEGLSSRFVELDRKRFGVIKGVTDKQWYTNSFHIPVEYNISAYKKIEKESVYNQYTPAGHINYVELENAPKGNLDAFEQLVNAAFDNDCGYFSVNFPVDQCMGENCSYIGIIDEQGCPKCKSKKVRRIRRVTGYLGIYEESYESGEKSSFFNNGKYNEAKNRVAHLNNFNK comes from the coding sequence ATGAATTTTACACAGGTTGAAAACCTACAACAGCTACCAGAAAAGGTGGTAAAAAGAGATGGCAGGATGCAAGATTTCCAGCCTTCTAAAATAACTGAAGCTATAAATAAATCTTTTAGTAAGAGCAAGGAAGGAAACTATACCGATTCCCTTATCTTATCACAGAAAGTGTTGAAAGCTATAAGTCGTAAAATGGGTTTACAGGAAATTAACACCCCCACAATAGATGAAATACAAGATATAGTCGAAGATATTCTTTTAGAATCTAAGTTTACTAAATCTGCGAAAGAGTATATATCTTATCGTAGACGAAGAGACGATATAAGAGAGTCTGGAGGTAAGTTTATAAAAGACTTATCAGATATAGTGAAAAGCAAAGATACGGAAAACGCAAATATAAACGGAGACACTGCTATGGGTAAAATGTTACAAGCAGGATCTGTAGCGGCTAAGCGCCTTTGTGAAATAAGCTTAAAAAAGGAACATATTCAAGCACATAAGGATGGATATATACATATTCATGATATGAATTTTCTTCCTTTTGGTACAAAAACATGTTTACAAATACCGCTAGTAAAGCTGTTTAAAAAAGGTTTTAATACTGGCCATGGGTTTATTCGCCCTCCCAAAGATGTAAAAACTGCATCTGCTCTTGTTTGTATTATTATGCAGGCAAATCAAAATGAACAGCATGGTGGACAATCTGTTAAAGCTTTAGATTCAGACTTAGCTCCTTATGTAGAGAAGACCCAGCTAAAATACATTAATCTGTTAAAAGAACTAGACTTTGACATAGCTAAATTAGAAGAAAAAGCTTGGGAACTGACTGAAAAAGATGTAGATCAAGCTATGCAAGGTATAGTTTATAATTTAAACACTATGCAATCTAGGGCTGGCGCTCAAGTTCCATTTACCAGCATCAACTTCGGATTAGATACAACTAGAGCTGGTAGAATGATAAGCAAGTACCTGCTACTAAACTTTGAAAAAGGTCTTGGAAAGGGAGAAACCCCCATGTTTCCTAACCTAATATTCTCCATGGCGAAAGGTGTCAACAAAGACCCAGAAGATCCTAACTACGATCTTCGAAGACTTTCTCATAGAGTGTCATGCAAACGTTTATTCCCTAATTACTCAAACCAAGATTCTACATTTAATAAACCATTTTATAGAAGAGAAAAAGATCCACAAGTGGTAGGATATATGGGTTGTAGAACACGAGTAATGTCTAATGTTTGTGGTGATGAAGTTACCGATGGAAGAGGTAACTTATCCTTTACTTCGATAAACTTACCTAGAGTAGCTATTGAAGCCGACGGGGATCTAGAGACGTTTTTCCATTTGTTAAAAGAAAGATTTATGCTAGTACGCAATCAATTGCTGGAAAGATATGAAATTCAAAAAAATAAAAAGGTTAAGGAATTCCCATTTTTACTTGGGCAAAAGTTATATCATAACTCTGACCATTTAGGCCCTGAAGACACCATTGAAGATGCTATAAAAAATGGAACGTTATCAATAGGATTTATTGGTCTTGCCGAAACACTTGTTGCCTTGACAGGAGAGCACCATGGAGAAAGTGATGAAGCACACAGTCTCGGTGTTAAAATTGTCAGTACGTTGGATTCTTGGTGTAAATCAGAATCTCAAAAGTACACTCTTAATTTTTCGCTGCTAGCTACTCCAGCTGAGGGTCTTTCAAGTCGGTTTGTAGAGCTAGATAGAAAGCGTTTTGGAGTAATCAAAGGTGTTACGGATAAACAATGGTACACTAACTCATTCCATATTCCGGTAGAATATAACATTTCTGCTTACAAAAAAATTGAAAAAGAGTCAGTTTATAATCAGTATACGCCTGCTGGGCATATAAACTATGTGGAGTTAGAAAATGCTCCTAAGGGCAACTTAGATGCTTTTGAGCAATTAGTTAACGCTGCTTTTGATAATGACTGTGGTTACTTTAGTGTAAACTTCCCTGTAGACCAGTGCATGGGTGAAAACTGTTCATATATAGGAATTATAGATGAACAAGGCTGCCCAAAGTGCAAATCTAAAAAAGTAAGAAGAATAAGAAGAGTAACTGGATATTTAGGAATTTATGAAGAAAGTTATGAAAGTGGAGAGAAAAGTTCTTTCTTTAATAATGGTAAGTATAACGAGGCTAAAAACAGAGTAGCTCATCTTAATAACTTTAACAAATAA
- the fusA gene encoding elongation factor G: MNKHPVEKIRNIGIISHGGAGKTSLVESLLFTAGAVKRLGRVDEGTSIMDYDKEEIKRKITINTSLAPCQYNDCKFNLIDTPGYFDFVGELKGALRVADSSILVMCAASGVEVGTELAYDYSTEYQLPKLAFINKMDRENANFNQVLDQVKEKFDKTLVVPLTIPIGQAESFEGIVDIYNLKATSYKDLKGEEIEIPESLKEEIEMHREALIEAAAEGDDELLMKCLEGEELTKEEVLLGLKKGVKNGKVLPVLAGSAYKNMGVDILLEYAITLMPSPLERGELTAFDDGKEISIKVDKGEDFTALVFKTMADPYVGKLTFFRVYSGVLESDSQIYNASKGTTERVGQLFLMQGKDQMPVDYVQAGDIAAVAKLQETGTGDTLCKDKSEIRIEPINYPKPVISFAVEPKSKNDEEKVGMGIAKFLEEDPTITVERNKETKETILSGMGEMHLDILVNRLSSKFGVEVELKKPRIPYKETLKSKIKVEGKHKKQSGGRGQFGHVWIEFEPLTRGEQFEFVDKIFGGAVPRNYIPAVEKGLIEAMEEGVIAGYPVVDIKATLFDGSYHSVDSSEMAFKIAASQAFKEAMLKGQASILEPIMDVEVTVDEQFMGDIMGDMNSRRGKIIGMDPLSGNMQKIKAQVPLAEMYQYSIDLRSKTQGRGHFTMEYSHYEEVPPQVAQEIVKEKEGVEVAGK, encoded by the coding sequence TTGAATAAGCACCCTGTTGAAAAGATCAGAAACATAGGGATTATTTCCCATGGAGGTGCAGGAAAAACGTCGCTGGTAGAGAGTTTATTGTTTACAGCTGGTGCAGTTAAAAGACTAGGGAGAGTTGATGAAGGTACTAGTATCATGGATTATGACAAAGAGGAAATAAAAAGGAAGATAACTATAAATACTTCTTTAGCTCCATGTCAATACAACGACTGTAAATTCAATCTAATAGATACCCCAGGTTACTTTGATTTTGTAGGTGAACTTAAAGGGGCTTTAAGGGTAGCAGACAGCAGTATACTAGTAATGTGCGCTGCTTCTGGAGTTGAGGTTGGGACAGAGCTGGCTTATGACTACTCAACAGAATACCAGCTTCCGAAACTAGCTTTTATTAATAAAATGGACCGAGAAAACGCAAACTTCAATCAAGTTTTAGATCAAGTGAAGGAAAAGTTCGATAAAACTTTAGTCGTCCCTTTAACTATTCCTATAGGTCAAGCTGAGAGCTTTGAAGGCATTGTGGATATATATAACCTTAAGGCTACCTCGTACAAGGATTTAAAGGGGGAAGAGATAGAAATCCCTGAAAGTCTAAAAGAGGAAATAGAAATGCACCGAGAAGCGTTAATAGAAGCTGCCGCAGAAGGTGATGATGAGCTGTTAATGAAGTGCCTTGAGGGTGAAGAGCTTACTAAAGAGGAAGTACTACTTGGTCTTAAAAAAGGTGTTAAAAATGGAAAGGTATTACCTGTCTTAGCTGGATCAGCATATAAAAATATGGGAGTTGATATACTTTTAGAGTATGCCATTACACTAATGCCATCTCCTCTAGAAAGAGGAGAATTAACAGCGTTTGATGATGGTAAAGAGATATCCATCAAAGTAGATAAAGGCGAAGACTTTACTGCTTTAGTTTTTAAGACTATGGCTGATCCATATGTAGGAAAGTTAACTTTTTTTAGGGTATATTCAGGGGTTTTGGAATCGGACTCCCAGATTTATAATGCCAGCAAAGGAACAACAGAAAGAGTAGGTCAGCTGTTTTTAATGCAAGGGAAAGATCAGATGCCTGTAGACTATGTTCAAGCTGGTGATATAGCTGCTGTTGCAAAACTTCAAGAGACAGGTACAGGAGATACGCTATGTAAGGATAAAAGTGAGATCAGAATAGAACCAATTAACTACCCTAAACCTGTAATTTCTTTTGCTGTTGAGCCCAAATCCAAAAATGACGAAGAAAAAGTTGGTATGGGGATAGCTAAGTTTCTAGAGGAAGATCCAACTATAACAGTGGAAAGAAATAAAGAAACAAAAGAAACAATACTATCGGGCATGGGTGAAATGCATCTAGACATTCTAGTTAACCGTCTATCTTCGAAGTTTGGTGTAGAAGTGGAATTAAAAAAGCCTAGAATCCCTTATAAAGAAACTCTAAAAAGCAAGATAAAAGTAGAGGGCAAGCATAAGAAACAATCTGGCGGTAGGGGGCAGTTTGGGCATGTATGGATTGAGTTTGAGCCATTAACTAGAGGGGAGCAGTTCGAGTTTGTAGATAAAATTTTCGGAGGAGCTGTTCCTAGAAATTATATTCCAGCAGTAGAAAAAGGTTTAATTGAAGCAATGGAAGAAGGGGTAATAGCAGGATACCCTGTTGTAGATATAAAAGCTACGCTATTTGATGGTTCATATCACAGTGTAGATTCCTCAGAGATGGCATTTAAAATTGCCGCTTCTCAGGCGTTTAAGGAAGCAATGCTAAAGGGGCAAGCCTCAATTTTAGAGCCAATCATGGATGTAGAAGTAACTGTGGATGAGCAGTTTATGGGTGATATTATGGGTGATATGAATTCTAGAAGAGGGAAAATCATTGGTATGGACCCGTTATCAGGTAACATGCAGAAAATAAAAGCTCAAGTACCTTTAGCGGAGATGTATCAATACAGCATTGACTTAAGATCTAAAACTCAAGGTAGGGGTCACTTTACTATGGAATACTCGCACTACGAAGAAGTACCTCCTCAAGTGGCTCAAGAAATAGTTAAAGAAAAAGAAGGTGTAGAAGTAGCAGGAAAATAA
- a CDS encoding Ku protein, with amino-acid sequence MWKGAVSFGLVNVPIKMFTATENKSVKFRNLHKDCNTPIKYQRVCPNCEREVESEEIVRGYEYQKGTFVVINDEDIEAIPNENTKSIDIMDFVNLKDIDPVFFDKTYYLAPEETGKKAYNLLTEALSKTKRVAVAKVVIRSKESLVAIRVYKGTLVLETMHFPDEVRNVKEVPGVGEKVKVSDNELDMAKELIEKLSAKFDPEKYTDEYRNQLMSLIEQKVQGKEIAQPKAKRDDSVVDLMEALESSLNAVKKEAVTSSNKKKPRKKKTG; translated from the coding sequence ATGTGGAAAGGCGCCGTAAGTTTTGGACTTGTCAATGTTCCTATCAAAATGTTTACGGCAACGGAGAATAAGTCAGTTAAGTTTAGAAATTTACATAAGGACTGTAACACTCCGATTAAATATCAAAGGGTTTGTCCAAACTGCGAACGTGAGGTTGAAAGTGAAGAAATAGTAAGAGGCTATGAGTATCAAAAAGGGACTTTTGTAGTGATAAACGACGAGGATATAGAAGCTATACCAAACGAGAACACGAAGTCAATTGACATTATGGACTTTGTAAACCTTAAGGATATAGACCCTGTCTTCTTTGATAAAACTTATTACCTAGCTCCAGAAGAAACAGGAAAAAAAGCTTATAACCTTTTGACTGAAGCACTATCTAAGACAAAAAGGGTTGCGGTAGCAAAGGTTGTCATAAGGTCAAAAGAATCACTGGTTGCTATAAGAGTATATAAAGGTACCTTAGTGTTAGAAACAATGCATTTTCCTGATGAAGTTAGAAATGTAAAAGAAGTACCAGGTGTAGGAGAAAAAGTGAAAGTGTCTGATAACGAACTAGATATGGCAAAAGAACTAATAGAAAAGCTTTCGGCAAAATTTGACCCTGAAAAGTATACCGATGAGTATAGAAACCAACTAATGAGTCTCATCGAACAAAAAGTACAAGGGAAAGAGATTGCTCAACCTAAAGCAAAAAGAGATGATAGCGTAGTGGACTTAATGGAAGCTTTAGAGAGTAGCCTAAATGCCGTCAAAAAAGAAGCTGTTACTAGCAGTAACAAGAAGAAACCTAGAAAAAAGAAAACTGGTTAA